TTGTGTTTGATAGTCATGCGAAGAATGAAGAGCCGGTTGATTTGGATATAGAAGATGCAGTACAGAATGCTGAAAATGAGGATGATAATAAGGCATATGAAGTAGTCCAATAAACAGAAATCATTAAGGGTGTACATTCAAACCATCTAAAATACCAACAATTTTTTTTAAGTTTTGCAACAAGACAGAACTACACATAAAAATTGACTTGTCTCTAAAACTTATTTAGATATCCTTGACAAAAATTCCGATTGAAATAAAAAGTTTTCTTTGATGTGACATCCAAGCGATGCATTCTCTTTCCAGATATCAAAAATCACCTTAAAATCTTTCCTCCTGTAATGGAAAAAGTAGTAAATAAGTTACAAtatttaatttcataattttatatatttactAACTTGTGTTCAATAAGTACATTACTTCACAAACAAATGCTATATATTAACCTTATTTTATTCATCAATTACTATCGGCACCATCATATCCCATTCCCTCAAGCCTGTAATACACATAAATGTATTAAGACATTTATACCCAAAAACAGTTAAAGTACAAAGttttatttgaatatttttacaCATACCAATGCCTAAAGTTAAAAACCTCATGGACTCCCGGGTTAATATCGAATTTGGAGGCTGGAGTATTAGTGATAATAGCGATGCCTTACAACCAAAACAAACATGTTACAAACGTACAATGTACTTGCCTAActaaataatataataaactatCTTAACTCCATAAATTTTACCTTTGTACAAGATAACTTTGGCACTTGACAGAACAATAATGATCGGTGTCTCTTCCCCATCTTCGTACAGTGAAGACATACTTTCAGTCAATGCACCCCATATATCCACTTTAAAAGAAACCCTTGTAACAAAACACAtaggaacaaaaaaaattaaatttaagtagatacattaattcaataaattatttaaaCGTGTAACTTAATTCTTACTCTGGTCCTTGAGTAACATTGAATCGTATAAGAGGCTGAGCTTCAAAAATTGTTTCAATATTCACCCTTGGCTGGAGATCAACAACAACTCCAATGATATCTGATAAAGAACAATGTCATATAATTAAAACAAATGGACTTTTTACATTGATGTGTTAGTATAAAGCATATGAAATTTATTGATACCTATGGCGAATGTCCTATCTAGAGCATAAGATTCAGGATTTATAGCCAACTGAGGTAAACTGACAAATTCAAAATTGTGCCTCTCTATGAAAATCTGGTATAAGTCATTTGGATACATAGTTTGGACTGTGGTTAAAGGTGTGAAATCAATTTTCAGCGCAGAACGAACAGGCCTCAAGATACCAGATGCGTAGGTAGTAATAAAATTTCTTATTTCATACATCTGACCCTCAACAATAGTGTTGTAAAAAGAGTTCTATATATCAACTCTAACAAAAGCCTGCATATGATCATTCTTACAAACAGGAAAACATGTAGGTTACAATTGTATACTCAAAACTATAAACGTGACAACTTAAAACGATCTGTTTTAAATATTAATTACCCGAGGGTCCAAAAGGAATCAAATTACATCCAACAAAGACTCCTTCTCTATTATTAGTATGCCACAATCTTGTGACTCGAACTCGTATCCTCAAGTTTCGGCTGTAAATGTCCAGTGAAGAAAGCGAATGAATTATAACTGGAGCTGAAAGAATTGAATTTTGAAATCTATATTAAAAGAGAACATAGTAGTAAACTCCAGAATTCATAATCGTTCACCATGTAATACAAATTGTATGCAGAATACTAACCCATGATGCTTGCAAGATGTGGTATGCAACATTTTTTATGCAGCTCTGAGTTATAATACAGGAACAACTATGACAATAtcggaattaaaataaaatgCTATGAAAAAGATTTAGACGCATATCTACAACTTTAATTTAGAGATATGATCAGATTACATATTTTATGCCGCCAAAAttgttatatgtgatatgtcaGGCTATTAATATGGAATGAAGTTAGTTACTCTGAAATATATAAAGTCAATCATGGAGTGAGAATATGATACTTCTTGATATTTTGATTGTACcaaaatatgtatattttaattgtTAATTTTCTTTAGATGATTTCACAAATCAAATTATAAGTTGTTGCACAGAATCGTGAACATAATGATTAACGATTATTGAATATCATTGCCTTATTATTGAAAAAAAGAATTAAGTGTTAAGTAGACCTAAAATCTTTCACAATTAGTTAGTATCAAGTACATATACAATATATTTTTCAACCTTAAAATTTCATAATAGGAGACTTAATCAATTTATTTTGTAGATTTGATCGAAAGTATAATGATACATTGATTTATAACTTGGTAATTACTTATGCAAATCTGTCAAGAATATTATTTTACCAATAAAACGATTGATGTAGACAAAGCTAAGCGAATGCATTCAGTAGATATGAGAAACTTATTATTAcaatataatatatcatattcatATACCCATACAGTGAATACGTAAGTGAGCCGATTACacattttaatttattaataatttcaGATTATGCATATCTATTAAAGTCAATGGTTATTTGTAATTTGTATTGTGATGATATTATAGCGTTAAAACTTCGTAAGAAAATTTATTCTACATATTAATTAGCTCGAATAAGCATTAATGTCTGTAATCCTTAGTAAGAGCATATTAAATCTTAAAAAATCCACAATTGACAATTTAGTATGTACCAAAATTTCATAAcagtattttattttaaaacattTTGTTGATCAATAATTAATTGAAATATCTACGTTTATCTTAGacgtatattattattatttttaatccaattacaattacaaaaaatcaaattgcaaaaatatatataatccGGCTCCAAAAAAAGTAAACGATACCAATTGTATATTGGAAGCTATTGCAAATTTAGCATGGGAAGATGAGTGAACATATATAACAAAAGGACACATAATAATCTATTAAAGTCGAATCCCAAGGGAGGGAAATTTAAGAGCCTGTCACTTAAATGCGctttaccttggttcacgtggtttgtcGGCTATTGTGTGAGCCCGTaaggtttacccagtgcgcacctgAAGGGTAGCTGCTGCGGGATACCTAAGATAAAAAAAATATGTACAAACATTTAATAACAATATTTTAGTTCAAAATAATTTGTTGATCAATAATTAATTGAAATATCTATGATTGTTTTAGACGtctattattatttttaatcaaattacACTTACAAAACATCTTATTGCAAAAAGATATATAATCCGGCAAAGAATAAAAAAGATATCAATTGTATTTTTAGCATGGGAAGATGAGTGAACATGTATAACAAAATGACACATAATACTATATTACAAATTCTGGTTATTTGAACTGTGCATTGTGAAGATATAATGGCGTAAAATACAAAACTTAAAACTTAATAACATAATATTGAGAAATAAAAATCTCGAATAAATAGTATTGTTTATAATCCGTAATAAGGACATATTCAGTCAAATAAACTTATTGGGGAAAATAATTCACGAATTATCAACTTTTATGATAAGATTGCACCATATtgttctaaaaataataaatgttTTTTCTTAGTAGATAAATAATATTTACTTGCTCTTTTAaatgttatttttaaatttttaacatATTAATAATTATGTAACTAAATTATGTAATCTTACTTAATATTCATAATTATGTAATAACTTCTTTTATTACATCTTTCCAActaattaaacacaaatcataatTACACATAGAGATGCGTGTTGTTTAACTTTTTAGTGGTTCAATAGTTTTTGGTATCTTGATCAAAATAAACCCTTGAATGTAAATCCTCATTCAAAGTGAATACTACAACTAAATCGCAATCCAACTCTACATGGAGCATCGACTAAAAACTTTTCCATCTGATCATTCAACAGTTGTCATGTAGGTATGTTTCTACTCTATCCTTCAATTAGGAACATGATGATTCAATATCAATCTCCAATAGATCTTTATTGTCTTCGATTTGTTCAATCATGCTCATGTTTATATACAAATAAGTATAGTGAATAGCCTACATTTATGATTCTATGAAAATAGTTATTAAGATTAGTTTAGGACTGACAATGTAATCTCGTGATAACATTGTGTATTGATTAATATTGggtatttttttatataatattgTCATATTGTATGTTGACTTATATGGTAAAAAATCAATCTAATTCTTTTAAGTATGTCGTTGGTAGTCTTAATCTATTTTGGCTAGCAGTGTATGTTGTGATTTTCGTTATATTGGTTTACTATTGGGACAGTCATTATAGATATTCAACTCTGCTATATTGATTTGTAATAGTATATGCCATGATTGTATTAAGAGATATTTAGCATTGCGCCTGGACTTTGCATCTGACTTGATTCACAGTAGCAAGAGCTACTACAATATCCTGTAATCCATTAACAAAATGATTGTCCTTCGATTAGAAGccaaaaaataataaaattataattattgcATTGCACAGGTCTCGGTAATTGGTCAATTAGACTTAATAATTTGTTGTTGCTAATTATACTTATGAGAGGTTGCATTGTGGCATCAACCTGAATGATATTGAATCGTCACATTCCTAATTGAACGATAGAGTAGAAACATTTAATCACATTCCTAATTGAAGGATACAGTAGTAGCTCTTTGTGATTTTGGTTATATTGATTTACTACTGGGACAGTCATTATAAATATTCAACTCTGCTATATATATTTGTAATAGTATCTGCCATGATTGTATTAAGAGATGTTTGGCATTATTCCTGGATTTTGCATTTGACCTGATTCACAGTAGAAAGAGCTACTACAATATTCTGTAATCCATTAACAAAATGATTGTGCTTGGATTATAAGCCAAAAAAACAATAAAATTACAATTATTGTATTGCACAGGTCTCGGTAATTGGCTAATTAGACTTAATAATTTGTTGTTGCTAATTATACTTATGTATATTATTCCATCTCAGCAGCAAAACTGTGAGCCTTTTAACATTTCAACATTCATCATTCAGGTCGATGCCACAATGCTACCTCTCATGGATGAATTGGTAAATAACTTACTCAATTGTCCCAATACATGTACTGACTATcataattgattaattgaataAGTATTTGCTTATGCCTTCAGAAATTACCACTCTCCATTATTTCTACATATGGTGAAAATCTTCCTGGTAATGGATTAATAATGCTACCAAATGGCCAACATCTACAATTCTCTTATGAGAAAAACAGGGAAAGCTTAACTGGAGTTGGGGAACTCAACAATTTGTTCAAAAAAGGCATTGGTTGTAAACTTCTTCTCTGCTAAAAAGGTGAAGGAAATTTTCGGGGTCACATTTTTGATAAGACAGGATGTGAAATAGAGTATATCATACCAGAAAAACCGAATTTCTATGTAGCCAAGCGAGGTAAAACTCTAATATGCTATTCACTATATGGCTGAACATTGCATTATTTTAAGTCATGATTGTAATTATACTTTTTACAAACATGATCAGCCAATGTTGCTGGAGTTGGATGGAAAATTTTAGTTGAAGCTAATGAGAATACAATCTATGATGGCTTAGTTGTAAGTTATTTTCTTATAAACTTGTAAAATGCTTTAATCGGGCAAAAATTTCTATTTACATAATAGAAATACATAGGATAAATATGTTTTCACTTTTGATGCAGGATATTCCACATTCTTTCATGGCACGCTTTGGCAAGCATATTCTCGATGTTGTTCTCTACTGTTTCCCTCTGGATACAGTGTTTACAGGTTATTTTTCCAAATATGACAAAAGGTTCTTTGGTCTCAATAAAATTCCAGCATATATTCAACTCAACCTGGGAGATTTTATTGTGTTCACCAACTGGGAAGCTCGTCGGTTTGATGGTGTCATTTTTGACAAATATGGAGTGCAAAGGATGTTTGCACGTCAGACCCCAAAGCCTGGTGAGAACTCTAATAATAAAAACTATGTTATACAGTATGGTCATATTAATTGACGATCATTGCTGAACTTACATAAAACTATTTTTGGTTTATAATGAAATGATTGTTTACCTCCATTTGAATACACACATTAAAAGATATAAATGTTCTTTTTCTTGATGGAGAGAACGTCCAGGGAACTTAGTTCGGGAATAATGGAATGGAGATGAATTCGAGTGAAAACATTTTATGACTATGCTTGCGTGTCTGCTGATATTCCAATATTTTTAACTTATGCTTTCAACAAAGAAATGTATTATTGATACAGTCGCCAATTATTTTGGCATGGATTTCACTTTAAGAAGTATCATTTTGGTATTACTGaattattataatttttgatAATTATCGACTAAAGATAGTATTGGGCTTATGTATTAATTCCTTGGGTGATTCCATTAAGGTACTTAACTAATCATAGTATCAACTCATGCCCTATGAATTGCACATATGTAGTTATGATTTAATGAAAGTGCATATAATAACCCACGTGTAGATTTAAAACCTATGTGAGTTACACTTGTACTATAACTAATATCTCATGATACTCATGAAAACTATAGTTTCACAATGATGGTTTCAATGACTACAAATTTGGAGACTCAGGGATTTCGTAAGTTCTTTGTTGTTACAAACTGACCACATCTAACAACTGCCAAAATATGCCCAATTATGTATTCTGCCTAATTTATAATTGTGGTTTTGACATCACAAAAtctataattatataattattatctCTATCATATCTTTATTTATTGTAACAAAATATTGTATCATACAATCTATCTTGGACTACATACCAAATTAACTTCATTTACATGTTCAAAACACATATATTACATCACATTCTTCATCTTAGTTTGATCAACGgcaaagaaaaataatattcCATTCAACATAAATTCTAGAAATTACAAAACTCAAACTACCAAATGTTTCAATTTCGTACTAAATTCAATAAAACTGTAAAACATCAATCACAAACATCACCAAGCATAATCTTGAACAAAAGTAACTGCACTTTGCAATGACCACAAACTGAATTTCATATGTGTGACATGGTTAAACGTTCATTAAAAAATTCACCTTCTTCACGGTACTTCTCTTTCACAGTAAACTCACAAAGTAAATACCAAAGTTGTTCGCCAAAAGGATTTCCTTCAATCCTGTTTATCTGGTCTTTATTTCTTGTATTTGGACAAAATTTAGAAAGAGGAAGCAAATTGTCTACATCCGATATGTACCAGTATATATTCTCAAGCAAATGAATAATGTCTACCAACTTCGATTTAAGATCAACCATTCCAACAATATGAgatatttcttcaacaacctgATCTTTTTCATATGGTCTGTACACGTCTCTaaaaaacaaaactaaaataagATGGAAAATGATTACcggagagaaaagagagagtttGAAGATTATGATCCACATTATTGCGCATGAAAAGCATTCGAACCGAGTTATAAAACATAGATTGCTCAACTTAAGAGAAATGGCAAAATGAATAAAGCCATGGAATTGGTCACGCCTAACTTCTAGATAATTATTATGGTACTGATATAGAGTATCCCAGTTGAGCTTCTGCAATATCTCTTTAACTTGGATTCAGCTCGCTTTGGTGAAATAGGCCATCAACAACTTTCCAAACATATGAAAGCTATCAAGATCGTGTATTATAAATGCAATCAATATAGCCATAATATCAGTATCAATGGTGAAAATGTTAAAGTTTTCCATGATGTAGTGAAGATAGTGATTTGGCAATGAAGCAGAATTAGAATGATAACTGATTATGATAAGGTCTAAATGCAACAGTTATATATGTAAAGGCGGGCAAACTTGGAGTTCTCCAACTCTGTATAAATATAAAGTGGTTTATGTATTCCAATTAATTGAATTAACTGCATTGAATGTGAAGAAAAACTTTTCACTTTCTACTCTACTTTAAAGAGTTATAACTTTAGAAATGCGTGATGATTAAATGGAAGTAACTTAGATTATTGGAAAATACTAATACATCATTATGACTTGTAATAATAAAAATAGTTTCCAAAATATTTTTGCCTTGTGGGAATAAACATGATCATGACTTTAATTGAGTAACGTGTCAGTAACAAAATACAGCATTGTAGGTAATCGAAAAAAACAGGAATGGACAATCCATGTAACaccaaatcaaatatattttcacaTTCACATATTTACTAAGTACAATAATTACTTACATTGATATATAAAACCAATTTGTAcattatttttacatttttacataaggattcagtacttatatataatTAACAGGAACAAACACAAACAATTGAACATGCTTAGAAATTCACAACAACACCATCTTGAACTGGTTCAGGGTTATCAATTTCAACATCTTAAAACCGGGCTTATGGAGGGCCAATACTGAATTCATATTAAGAAATTCTTGAATGTTATCAACAGTTCGGTCCAATGTCTGCAAATCATGGAGATTTTGTCTACCAATAGATGTCAAGCGTCTTGCAACAGAGTTCTTTTGCGGATGTACCAAATTAATTTCATAATGAATGTTAGGATCATTAAGACGTGAAAGGATAAATCTGAAAGTGCTCCTACTATATGGTGTTAATCCATCCTCTCTGTAGTACTTGCATTCATGGTAAGCCTGGATATTATCAGTCTCAATGATAACACGTTCATACTGGTCTTGAAAAGCTCTATGCATTCCTCTCAAAATAGCCCATAAAGCACTATTCAAATTAGTTAGGCCTGGAATGATGCCATATGTTAATCTAAGAAGAAAGCCATTTGAATCTCTCACAACAACGCCATTGCCATTTCTATTTTGGACTTCAGGAGCATTCTGAACGAACTCACTATGAACATTTATCTTTATCCAACCTTGAGCAGGGAATTCCCATACACGTTCAACATGTTCCATGATTACTTGTTTTGTGTTTTTGGTATTCTTACTAAAACGTTTAAAGACCAACTAATCTCAACCATAATGACACACTTCCATATATACAAAAAAGGTACAGAGATGTGACTATTGGGGAATGGATGTTGAGTTTTATTTATAGAACAGTTTTTTTCTTAATAACTAACTTCAAATAGTTATAACTATATAAGATTAACTACCTGTAACATATATAACTAAAAGCAGGAATCGAAAATTTGGTGTTCCTCTTAACATTGCATTAAACATGAAAAATGTGATTATCTAAAATTATGAATTAGACAATAAACAAAACTAAAGAGCAATCTTCATAGATTATAATATAAAAACAAACTTGAAACAACCGGAAATAATGTTTAGAGTTCAATGTGATAAagaaatatcataaataaaagcTTAGGAAATTGGATTGCAAGATCAAATGCCGCATCCATGCCACAAAATAGATGCACATCATCACTTCTTCTGTAATATTAGA
This sequence is a window from Apium graveolens cultivar Ventura chromosome 9, ASM990537v1, whole genome shotgun sequence. Protein-coding genes within it:
- the LOC141685917 gene encoding uncharacterized protein LOC141685917, with amino-acid sequence MYEIRNFITTYASGILRPVRSALKIDFTPLTTVQTMYPNDLYQIFIERHNFEFVSLPQLAINPESYALDRTFAIDIIGVVVDLQPRVNIETIFEAQPLIRFNVTQGPEVSFKVDIWGALTESMSSLYEDGEETPIIIVLSSAKVILYKGIAIITNTPASKFDINPGVHEVFNFRHWLEGMGYDGADSN